TCAGGAGGGAAAGCTAGTTCCAAAACCCTTCCCGTACGGGATAACCTCTGATGGCGGATTGATCAGTTGCGTGGAGGATCTCGTGAAATATTTGAGGATGTACATCACCCTCGAAGGACCCGTCAGTGAGGAGTACCTCAAGTTAATGGAGAAGGAGTATATAGAAGTGCCCTGGCAGATGTTCGGAGGGGAAGCTTATGGTTACGGCCTCGTAATCTACCCAAGGTTCTACGGCAAAAGGCTAGTAGGCCACAGCGGTTCCCTAGGTTCTTACACGAGCTTCATCGGGTACATTAGGGATGAGGAGCTTGGAGTAGTCGTGCTAGAGAACGCTTCAGGCTACGCTCCCTCCCTGATAGGGATGTACATCTTAGCCGAGAAACTGGGAGAGGATCCCTACAAGATAGAGGCCATAAGGAGGGAGGAGATACTCAAGAGACTCGAGGGAACTTATTATGGCTTCAAGAGGACTATAAAATTCACGGTAAAGAGAAGAGGAGACTTCCTGTTCCTCGAGGGAGAGTGGGGAAGCGTTCCCTTGGTTCCAGAGGTAGTTGAGGAGGACTACGTTAAGGCCTTTACTCTCTCTGGCGGGAGGAAGATGTACGCTGAGTTCTTCCTTAAGGACGGAAAGGCGGAGATGCTCTACGAGAGGTACAGGCTAGTGAGGGAACCATGAGCTTCTTTGGAATAGTCCCCAGGGTTTCGATGTTTGCCCTCCCCTACGCGCTCTTTGCCCTTTACCTTAATTTCAGGTTTAAACTGTGGTTTGGATTACCGGTCTTAGGTTACATTATGCTGTTCCTAGGGTTAGTTCTGTGGTTGGTATGCTACTCTCAAGTTTCTAGAGCTTACGGGGAGCGTAAACTCCTGACTACCGGATGCTATTCTAGGATTAGGCATCCTATCTACTCCATCTGGGGATTTCTGATAATCCCTGGGTTCTCCCTTATCGTTGGTGGGTTCATGCTTGGTCTGCCCGTTGCGTATTGGCTCTCCATGCTGAAGTTTATAGGGGATGAAGAGAGGGAACTAGAGGAGATGTTTGGGGATGAGTGGAGGGAGTATGCAAGGAGAACGGGCAGGTTCCTTCCTTAAGCTCCTGCCGGTTCATCTGTACGTTCTTCTACATTTGAAGAAGGCTGGAGTTGACTACGCAAAGATGATGGCCAAGGTTAGTGGGCTTCCGGTGGATTTAATCAACGATGCAATAAAGGATCTCATGGAGGCTGGATTTATAGAGCGTGATCCCGGGAGTGCCATAAAGAGGAGCAAGGCTAGGTTCAAGAAGGCCTTCGAGGTTCACAAGCACCACACGTACTACAGGCTTTCGAGAAAGGGCGAGCTGTTTCTCAGGTCGTTTGATCCCAGGGAGTACTTTAATTCGCTATTCCCGAATGGATGGGAGGTGGTTAGGGGCCTAGCTGAATGCAAGAGCGTTAATGAGCTAAACCTTGATGGGGAGAGGGTTAAGGAGCTGAAGATTTATCGGTTTATAACCGAGAAGGGGAGGAAGACCGAGTTCTTTAAGGTTTTGACAAGTTTTCTCTCTTTTCGATAGGGATGCCCCATACTGTATGGGGTGCCCCGACATTTCTGTTCATCATTTTAGATATAAGGTTGATTATATCCAAAATAATGAACAAAAACGAACATTACATGTAAAGGCAGAGAGAGGCCCGAGAACCTCCACTAAACCTGTATTTTTAAAAGAGAAGAGTTATCTCCCAGAAATTAGGGACACCACCGATTTAAACAACAAATAAAGGACAATTCCTACCTTCATTCCAAATTCAGAGTCCAAAAAGACAGAGAAGATCCAAAGTATTTTGGAAGGCTTTAGAAGCTAAAATATATTAGCACTGACGAATACGAGAACATTAGAATAACCGTTGCATTTTTATAAAGAAAAGGTGATATACGAACTAGTCTTACTGCCGTATTTGGTGAATCCAATGGTGATAAAGATGGGAACGGCGGCAAGAATTGTCATAGCCGTACTTTTAATAGGTTCCCTGGTTTTCATTCCAATAGCAACGGTTCAAGTAAACTCCAAAGAGTACCAACTAACGTACTCCGAGGTTGCAGTGTTAGTCTTCACGAAGACTATGGGCTCGATAGTACATGAAGTAACCACAGAAGACATAGTCCCCCAAATATTTTCGGAAGTTAAGAGCAGAGAAGAGGCGGAT
This window of the Pyrococcus kukulkanii genome carries:
- a CDS encoding serine hydrolase gives rise to the protein MEEFIVEKMKENKIPGISYGVIDGEKVEMRGIGFRNVEKALPATERTLYGIASVTKSFTALAVMKLVEEGKLDLNAEVGNILGIELKPFGEPVRVHHLLTHSSGIPSLGYAEAFIDGFFGSKESWLPVAKPQDLVPFIKDMESWAVARPGERFFYSNTGYVLLGLIIEKVSGVRYEDFVREKILEPLKMERTDFRPKDEDFATGYILQEGKLVPKPFPYGITSDGGLISCVEDLVKYLRMYITLEGPVSEEYLKLMEKEYIEVPWQMFGGEAYGYGLVIYPRFYGKRLVGHSGSLGSYTSFIGYIRDEELGVVVLENASGYAPSLIGMYILAEKLGEDPYKIEAIRREEILKRLEGTYYGFKRTIKFTVKRRGDFLFLEGEWGSVPLVPEVVEEDYVKAFTLSGGRKMYAEFFLKDGKAEMLYERYRLVREP
- a CDS encoding methyltransferase family protein: MSFFGIVPRVSMFALPYALFALYLNFRFKLWFGLPVLGYIMLFLGLVLWLVCYSQVSRAYGERKLLTTGCYSRIRHPIYSIWGFLIIPGFSLIVGGFMLGLPVAYWLSMLKFIGDEERELEEMFGDEWREYARRTGRFLP
- a CDS encoding DUF2250 domain-containing protein, whose product is MQGERAGSFLKLLPVHLYVLLHLKKAGVDYAKMMAKVSGLPVDLINDAIKDLMEAGFIERDPGSAIKRSKARFKKAFEVHKHHTYYRLSRKGELFLRSFDPREYFNSLFPNGWEVVRGLAECKSVNELNLDGERVKELKIYRFITEKGRKTEFFKVLTSFLSFR